In one Pseudomonas sp. R84 genomic region, the following are encoded:
- a CDS encoding efflux transporter outer membrane subunit, translated as MSLKVFLPSLLVLALSACAVGPDYKTPATEAANITAATDGAAGQKNFDRSKFEGIWWQQFDDPTLNQLVTQSLQGNRELRVAFARWKAARAIRDDASNDAMPTITSRASSDLAKGQIPGQTTDRVNSERYDLGLDMAWELDLFGRIQRNLEASDADQQAAEADLYQLQVTMIAELVDAYGQLRGAQLREKIAVANLNNQQESRKITISLRDAGVGDQLDVERADARLASVEASVPQLQAEQVRQKNRIATLLGERPDKLTVDLSPKDLPAIAKALPIGDPGELLQRRPDILSAERQLASATARIGVAKADLFPRVSLSGFLGWTAGRGSQIGSSAANAWALGPSITWAAFDLGSVRARLRGADAEAEGALATYEQQVLLALEESENAFSDYGKRQQRLISLIRQSESSRKAADLAEIRYREGTTDFLVLLDAQRERLNAEDSQAQAEVDLYRGIVAIYKALGGGWQPETVASK; from the coding sequence ATGAGTCTGAAAGTCTTCCTGCCGAGTCTGCTGGTGCTGGCTCTCAGCGCCTGCGCTGTCGGCCCCGACTACAAGACCCCAGCCACGGAGGCGGCCAATATCACGGCCGCCACCGACGGCGCCGCCGGGCAAAAGAACTTCGACCGTTCGAAATTCGAAGGCATCTGGTGGCAGCAATTCGACGATCCGACCCTCAACCAGTTGGTGACCCAATCGCTGCAAGGCAACCGTGAACTGCGCGTGGCGTTCGCCCGCTGGAAAGCCGCCCGGGCGATCCGCGACGACGCCAGCAACGATGCGATGCCGACCATCACCAGCCGCGCCAGCAGTGATCTGGCCAAGGGGCAAATCCCTGGCCAGACCACCGATCGGGTCAATAGCGAACGCTATGACCTCGGTCTGGACATGGCTTGGGAGCTAGACCTGTTCGGGCGCATCCAGCGCAATCTGGAAGCCAGCGACGCCGACCAGCAGGCAGCCGAAGCCGATCTGTACCAACTGCAAGTCACTATGATTGCCGAACTGGTCGACGCTTACGGTCAACTGCGCGGTGCACAACTGCGCGAAAAGATTGCCGTGGCCAACCTGAACAACCAGCAGGAGTCGCGCAAGATCACCATCAGCCTGCGTGACGCCGGCGTGGGCGATCAGCTCGACGTCGAACGTGCCGATGCACGTCTGGCTTCGGTCGAAGCCAGCGTGCCGCAATTGCAGGCAGAACAGGTTCGGCAGAAAAACCGTATTGCTACCCTCTTGGGCGAGCGTCCGGACAAGCTGACTGTCGATCTGAGTCCAAAAGACCTGCCAGCGATTGCCAAAGCCTTGCCGATCGGTGACCCGGGCGAACTGCTGCAGCGTCGTCCGGACATTCTCAGCGCCGAACGCCAACTGGCCTCGGCCACGGCACGTATCGGCGTGGCGAAAGCCGATCTGTTCCCACGGGTCAGCCTTAGCGGCTTCCTCGGCTGGACGGCCGGGCGTGGCTCGCAGATCGGTTCCTCGGCGGCCAACGCCTGGGCACTCGGCCCGAGCATTACGTGGGCAGCGTTCGACCTTGGCAGCGTGCGCGCCCGTTTGCGTGGCGCCGATGCTGAAGCCGAAGGCGCACTGGCGACTTACGAGCAACAAGTGCTGCTGGCCCTGGAAGAGTCGGAAAACGCCTTCAGCGATTACGGCAAGCGTCAGCAACGCCTGATCTCGCTGATTCGTCAGAGCGAATCGAGCCGCAAGGCTGCCGACCTGGCTGAAATTCGCTATCGCGAAGGCACGACAGACTTCCTCGTGCTGCTCGACGCGCAGCGCGAACGGTTGAACGCCGAAGACAGTCAGGCCCAGGCTGAAGTCGACCTGTATCGCGGCATTGTCGCGATCTACAAGGCCCTTGGCGGCGGCTGGCAACCGGAGACTGTTGCCAGCAAGTAA
- a CDS encoding HlyD family secretion protein, which produces MKVLFTRLITLAVVLLAIVLGWFAWEHYTRAPWTRDARVRADVVTLSADVSGRIVSLAVQDNQHVDKGQLLMEIDPARYRLAVEHSRRSVEVSKATLGQSQAAIVASEALLKQRQSEERRRRTLKQGFAISGEEWEKSSTDVAVAQADLLRNQANLGLAEANVQLAIAALTQAELDLQRTRVESPVSGYVTNLLTREGDYAVSGGALLALVDSDSFYISGYFEETKLPRITEGDRVRVQLMSGETFGGRVQSIAFAIADRENAPGSRLLANINPSYTWVKLAQRVPVRIDIDGDYAGKNRLRAGTTATVTVLEN; this is translated from the coding sequence TTGAAAGTGTTATTCACGCGATTGATCACGTTGGCAGTGGTGCTGTTGGCGATCGTGCTCGGCTGGTTTGCCTGGGAGCATTACACCCGCGCGCCGTGGACTCGCGATGCCCGGGTCAGAGCCGATGTGGTGACGCTGTCGGCGGATGTCTCGGGGCGCATTGTCAGTCTGGCCGTGCAGGACAACCAGCATGTCGACAAGGGGCAATTGTTGATGGAGATCGACCCGGCGCGCTACCGCCTCGCGGTGGAACACTCGCGGCGTTCGGTGGAAGTGTCGAAGGCAACGCTGGGTCAGTCGCAAGCGGCCATCGTTGCCAGTGAAGCCTTGCTCAAGCAGAGGCAAAGCGAAGAACGCCGGCGGCGTACACTCAAGCAGGGTTTTGCGATCTCCGGAGAAGAGTGGGAAAAATCCAGTACCGATGTCGCGGTGGCCCAAGCGGATCTTCTACGCAATCAGGCCAATCTCGGTCTGGCCGAGGCGAACGTGCAGTTGGCGATTGCCGCGCTGACCCAGGCCGAACTGGACTTGCAGCGCACCCGCGTCGAGTCCCCAGTGAGCGGTTATGTCACCAACCTGCTGACCCGTGAAGGTGACTACGCGGTGAGCGGCGGCGCTTTATTGGCACTGGTCGACAGTGATTCGTTCTACATCAGTGGTTATTTCGAAGAAACCAAACTGCCGCGAATTACAGAGGGCGATCGGGTGCGGGTGCAATTGATGAGCGGAGAGACCTTCGGCGGCAGGGTGCAGAGCATCGCCTTCGCCATCGCCGACCGGGAGAACGCGCCGGGCAGCCGGTTACTGGCCAACATCAACCCGAGTTACACGTGGGTAAAACTGGCACAGCGGGTGCCGGTGCGGATCGACATTGATGGCGACTATGCCGGCAAGAACCGCCTGCGTGCTGGCACCACAGCGACCGTCACCGTGCTGGAAAACTGA
- a CDS encoding DUF1656 domain-containing protein, which translates to MPIDFEIGGVYLPPIAQALLLAIPIFMLLDWGLRRLGVLRLVWHEALFEGALYACVCATLILLMGA; encoded by the coding sequence TTGCCCATTGATTTCGAAATTGGCGGCGTCTACCTGCCGCCCATTGCCCAGGCGTTACTGTTGGCCATACCGATTTTCATGTTGCTGGACTGGGGTTTGCGGCGACTTGGCGTACTGCGTCTGGTCTGGCATGAGGCGCTGTTCGAAGGCGCTTTGTATGCCTGCGTCTGTGCCACGCTGATTTTGCTGATGGGAGCCTGA